A genomic region of Gemmata massiliana contains the following coding sequences:
- a CDS encoding tetratricopeptide repeat protein: MTAADCLCRAATEKLDANDFTGAIELARAGLLRDENHPGLLQVYGLAAYHLGEPVDALEGLEGASVIAPLAPVSQLALADLYLCTGKRKSAATGLLFLAEPGRCPTPLLPDLARLLGKLGAYRSAFKVCRRLAKARSWYHPAHYGMAYYLAKLNKPIEKWLPHLRAAVELAPGAVPYRVALANALGNVGRPEEACEVVRDVPAAALSCSACLKRLQNAAEEAGEVELALRFRDRLREVTRRRCDTSERDCFET; this comes from the coding sequence ATGACTGCCGCCGACTGCTTGTGCCGGGCCGCGACCGAAAAACTCGACGCGAACGACTTCACCGGCGCGATCGAACTCGCCCGCGCCGGTCTCCTCCGCGACGAGAACCACCCGGGGTTGCTCCAAGTATACGGCCTAGCCGCGTACCACTTGGGGGAACCGGTCGACGCGCTGGAAGGGTTGGAAGGCGCCAGTGTAATCGCCCCACTCGCGCCGGTCTCGCAACTCGCCCTGGCCGACCTGTATCTGTGTACCGGCAAGCGGAAGAGCGCCGCGACCGGACTGTTGTTTCTGGCCGAACCGGGGAGGTGCCCGACTCCCCTGCTCCCGGACCTAGCGCGACTCCTGGGGAAACTCGGGGCGTACCGGTCGGCGTTTAAGGTTTGCCGCCGACTCGCCAAGGCCCGGTCCTGGTACCACCCCGCCCACTACGGGATGGCTTACTACCTCGCCAAGTTGAACAAACCGATCGAGAAGTGGTTGCCGCACCTGCGGGCCGCGGTCGAGTTGGCCCCCGGCGCGGTCCCGTACCGCGTGGCCCTGGCCAACGCTCTGGGGAACGTGGGGCGCCCGGAAGAGGCGTGCGAAGTCGTTCGGGACGTGCCCGCAGCGGCCCTGAGCTGCTCGGCGTGCCTCAAGCGGCTCCAAAACGCGGCGGAAGAGGCCGGCGAAGTGGAATTGGCCCTGCGATTCCGCGACCGGCTCCGCGAAGTGACGCGCCGCCGGTGCGATACTTCCGAAAGGGACTGCTTCGAGACCTGA
- the cas7g gene encoding type I-G CRISPR-associated RAMP protein Csb1/Cas7g: MSELTKFDSYLSGDGPAALVVREWLAPVEGIDGVLFPATFAAGDNFPGGYNIDVYPTDKDIGPSLAAMIKDGKFKPTIDGFPSSKNVCLVDSVGSQANRIEPLFAEEKYKHLVPQIVVKAGDKEVSILEAGHRAGDAIVRCSALQLDLQNAFKGVLMGDAEKLAKIAPTSLVFGVWDSRDTQAKLPRIIASTIRAFDVRKLTRSAQFNPATEFVNEKLLEEPADKATRDAYAERGFIHVPASASHGGVIADGGVRRDASLGLAALRLLRAGKDKEKTLALRRYILGLALVAFTHNPSGYLRQGCLLVIDPSKPREFVEVHPTGDRKPVTVTHEDALKYATAVAAAFGVGQSQTVPFDTERAKKDVKGEGDTKTKGKKGAKKAEGEK, encoded by the coding sequence ATGAGTGAATTGACCAAGTTTGATAGCTATCTCAGCGGCGATGGACCCGCTGCGCTCGTCGTCCGTGAGTGGTTGGCGCCAGTTGAAGGTATCGACGGTGTACTGTTCCCCGCCACATTTGCGGCCGGCGACAACTTCCCCGGTGGTTACAACATCGACGTGTACCCAACCGACAAGGACATTGGTCCGTCCCTAGCTGCCATGATTAAGGATGGGAAATTCAAGCCAACCATTGATGGCTTTCCGTCAAGCAAGAACGTTTGCCTAGTTGATAGTGTCGGTTCACAGGCGAATCGCATCGAGCCGCTATTTGCAGAAGAGAAGTACAAACACCTAGTTCCGCAAATTGTGGTGAAGGCGGGCGACAAGGAGGTAAGCATCCTCGAAGCGGGACACCGCGCCGGAGATGCCATTGTTCGGTGCTCGGCGCTCCAATTGGATCTTCAGAACGCATTCAAAGGCGTCCTTATGGGGGACGCCGAAAAGTTGGCGAAAATCGCGCCCACGTCGCTGGTGTTTGGTGTTTGGGATTCACGTGACACGCAGGCTAAATTACCGCGCATCATCGCGTCCACCATTCGTGCGTTTGATGTGCGGAAGCTAACGCGCTCCGCACAGTTCAATCCGGCCACGGAGTTCGTGAACGAGAAATTACTGGAAGAACCGGCTGATAAGGCGACGAGAGACGCTTACGCCGAGCGCGGATTCATTCACGTGCCCGCGTCCGCGTCGCACGGGGGTGTTATTGCGGACGGTGGAGTTCGGCGCGACGCTTCGTTGGGGCTCGCAGCTCTGCGCCTCCTACGTGCAGGGAAAGACAAGGAGAAGACACTTGCCCTTCGTCGCTACATTCTCGGCCTCGCGCTCGTCGCATTCACGCACAATCCTTCTGGTTACCTCCGGCAGGGGTGCTTGCTCGTGATCGACCCGAGCAAGCCGCGTGAGTTCGTAGAGGTGCATCCGACGGGAGATCGTAAACCGGTGACGGTTACACACGAGGATGCACTCAAGTACGCTACGGCCGTAGCAGCGGCGTTTGGTGTTGGTCAGAGTCAGACTGTGCCGTTCGATACTGAACGCGCCAAGAAGGATGTTAAGGGTGAAGGAGACACCAAAACGAAGGGCAAAAAAGGCGCGAAAAAGGCGGAAGGAGAAAAGTAA
- the rpsD gene encoding 30S ribosomal protein S4, producing the protein MSRFTRPKGKVNRALGVAVYEKHGAVKALERREYRPGMHGLRKGKVSEYGLAMREKKKIKHYYGLHERQLTRFYQLATKSTENTGTELLVLCERRLDNVVRRAGFARTRPESRQGINHGHFHVNGRKVDIASYLVKPGDVIAVAPRKNVQAKYRERLTEGLHNADWITSDPENLSFTVSRLPTESDVSLPVEIQRVIEILSR; encoded by the coding sequence ATGAGTCGATTCACGCGACCGAAGGGTAAGGTCAACCGGGCACTGGGCGTGGCCGTGTACGAAAAGCACGGCGCGGTCAAGGCCCTGGAGCGCCGCGAGTACCGGCCCGGCATGCACGGGTTGCGCAAGGGCAAGGTGTCCGAGTACGGCCTCGCCATGCGCGAGAAGAAGAAAATCAAGCACTACTACGGGCTGCACGAGCGCCAGCTCACCCGGTTCTACCAGCTCGCGACCAAATCGACGGAGAACACCGGCACGGAACTGCTGGTGCTGTGCGAGCGCCGGCTCGACAACGTGGTGCGCCGGGCCGGGTTCGCCCGCACGCGCCCGGAATCACGCCAGGGGATTAACCACGGCCACTTCCACGTCAACGGGCGCAAGGTGGACATCGCGAGCTACCTCGTGAAACCGGGCGACGTGATCGCCGTGGCCCCGCGCAAGAACGTCCAGGCCAAGTACCGCGAGCGTCTCACCGAGGGGTTGCACAACGCCGACTGGATCACGAGCGACCCGGAGAACCTGTCGTTCACCGTGTCGCGCCTGCCGACCGAATCCGACGTGAGCCTGCCTGTTGAGATCCAGCGGGTGATCGAAATCCTCAGCCGCTGA
- a CDS encoding ISAs1 family transposase, which yields MSIPLLAVFADVPDPRRETKNKLHELVDILTLATCAVIAGADGWDQVAAFGRAKQTLFAPYLRLPHGVPSPDTFERVFAKLDPDAFADRFGRWMAAACESTGLVHVAIDGKSARRSTKNTFTGCLHLVEAWAVENRLILGQRSVPEGGHEITTAPDLLGALDLTGAVVTVDAAFCQKELVSQIRTQGGHYVVCVKGNQKGLRGAVAEVFARAGEDAFAGCDMGSAVEDGHGREEERYVTVVEDPEGLPSGWADVGAVALVCRERVVNGKPNESTAHYYLTSLRIGAVELAGYIRNHWGIENGLHWCLDIAFREDDSRARAGHAGANLGMIRRVALSLLQRADTKGSIRTRRMKAAWDDQYLLKVLKILTTK from the coding sequence ATGAGTATTCCGCTGCTGGCGGTGTTTGCGGATGTGCCAGACCCGCGCCGCGAAACGAAGAACAAGTTGCATGAGCTGGTGGATATCCTCACGTTGGCCACGTGTGCGGTGATCGCCGGGGCCGACGGGTGGGACCAGGTGGCCGCGTTCGGTCGGGCCAAGCAAACGTTGTTCGCCCCGTACCTGCGGTTGCCCCACGGGGTTCCGAGCCCGGACACGTTCGAGCGCGTGTTCGCCAAGCTGGACCCGGACGCGTTCGCGGACCGGTTCGGGCGCTGGATGGCAGCCGCATGCGAGAGTACCGGCCTGGTGCACGTGGCGATCGATGGTAAGAGCGCCCGGCGGTCCACCAAGAACACGTTCACCGGGTGCTTGCATCTGGTCGAGGCGTGGGCCGTGGAGAACCGGTTGATCCTGGGCCAGCGGTCCGTGCCCGAGGGCGGACACGAGATCACCACGGCCCCAGATCTGTTGGGCGCCCTGGATCTGACGGGCGCGGTGGTGACCGTCGACGCGGCCTTTTGCCAGAAGGAGTTGGTGTCCCAGATCCGCACCCAGGGCGGGCATTACGTGGTGTGCGTGAAGGGGAACCAGAAGGGGTTGCGCGGCGCGGTGGCGGAGGTGTTCGCGCGGGCCGGGGAGGACGCGTTCGCCGGGTGTGACATGGGGTCCGCGGTCGAGGACGGGCACGGGCGCGAGGAAGAGCGGTACGTGACGGTGGTTGAAGATCCGGAAGGGCTACCGAGCGGGTGGGCCGATGTTGGGGCCGTGGCCCTGGTGTGCCGGGAGCGGGTGGTGAACGGGAAGCCGAATGAGAGCACCGCCCATTACTACCTCACCAGCTTGCGGATCGGGGCGGTCGAGCTGGCGGGGTACATCCGCAACCATTGGGGCATTGAGAACGGGCTCCATTGGTGTCTGGACATCGCGTTCCGGGAAGACGACAGCCGGGCTCGGGCCGGACACGCCGGGGCCAACCTGGGCATGATTCGCCGGGTTGCCCTGTCCCTGCTCCAGCGGGCGGACACCAAGGGCAGCATTCGTACTCGACGCATGAAGGCCGCCTGGGACGATCAATACCTGCTCAAAGTGCTTAAGATTCTGACGACTAAATGA
- the cas4g/cas1g gene encoding CRISPR-associated endonuclease Cas4g/Cas1g, producing MSATTDPIPVRALNQVTYCPRLYYLQYVDAVMPTNEHVEGGLHDHRRVDAPDLKNKTRTDRGTATSRGIALSSEALGISGILDVIEEKNGEQYPVETKHGPAPHDGDGQPTVWDNDAVQICAQAMLMEEAFGKPVPRGYQFHVGSRERVPLELTPELRQKTRDAVTRCRELAVLDAPPDPLPSELRHRCFGCSLAPVCLPEETLYQLGHPAPVKTEDAPPELKRVIPQSDDGAVLYLQEPGSSVGKRSEHLVIKKDGKEMSRVPMHAVRQVVVCGNVQVSTQALETLATNDIPVSYVTGHGRFIGTFSPAPAKNVSLREAQFRKFSDPVACLELSKAVVRAKLANQRALLMRSLRGEEEARGSHEPAARGIYGLLGVLDDQTSVDSVLGIEGQGAALYFGEFGRFLKQPPTGKRFDFTSRNRRPPRDPVNALLSFAYAMLAKDCFAAACTVGFDPYKGFFHQGRHGKPSLALDLMEEFRSVIADSVVLTLINNETLTPDDFITWRDACNLTESGRKAFFAAYEQRKSTVITHPLYNYKMSYARMLEVQARMLASFVRGSTPTYTGFVVR from the coding sequence ATGTCCGCGACCACGGACCCGATCCCGGTGCGCGCACTGAACCAGGTGACGTACTGCCCCCGGTTGTACTACCTGCAGTACGTGGACGCCGTCATGCCCACGAACGAGCACGTCGAGGGCGGGCTACACGACCATCGCCGCGTGGACGCGCCCGACCTCAAGAACAAGACCCGCACCGACCGCGGGACGGCCACCAGTCGCGGGATCGCGCTTTCGAGCGAGGCGCTCGGGATTTCCGGCATTCTGGACGTGATCGAAGAGAAGAACGGCGAGCAGTACCCGGTGGAAACCAAGCACGGACCGGCCCCGCACGACGGCGACGGCCAGCCGACCGTCTGGGACAACGACGCCGTTCAGATTTGCGCCCAAGCGATGCTCATGGAGGAAGCGTTCGGCAAACCGGTGCCGCGCGGCTACCAGTTCCACGTCGGCAGCCGAGAGCGCGTGCCACTGGAACTGACGCCCGAGCTGCGCCAAAAGACCCGCGACGCCGTCACGCGGTGCCGCGAACTGGCGGTTCTTGATGCCCCGCCCGATCCGCTCCCGAGCGAGCTGCGTCACCGGTGTTTTGGCTGCTCGCTCGCGCCGGTGTGTTTGCCGGAAGAAACGCTGTACCAGCTCGGGCACCCGGCGCCCGTGAAAACCGAAGACGCGCCCCCGGAACTCAAGCGCGTCATCCCGCAATCCGACGACGGCGCGGTGCTCTACCTGCAAGAGCCGGGCAGCTCGGTCGGCAAGCGCAGCGAGCACCTCGTTATCAAGAAGGACGGCAAGGAAATGAGTCGCGTGCCGATGCACGCGGTCCGGCAAGTGGTGGTGTGCGGGAACGTACAAGTCAGCACGCAGGCGCTCGAAACGCTCGCGACCAACGACATCCCGGTGTCCTACGTGACCGGGCACGGGCGGTTCATCGGCACGTTTTCGCCCGCGCCCGCGAAAAACGTGTCACTCCGCGAGGCCCAGTTCCGTAAGTTCAGTGACCCGGTCGCGTGCCTGGAACTGTCGAAGGCCGTGGTGCGGGCGAAGCTCGCCAACCAGCGCGCCCTACTCATGCGCAGCCTACGTGGAGAAGAAGAGGCACGCGGCAGTCACGAGCCGGCCGCACGCGGCATCTACGGGCTACTCGGCGTGCTCGACGACCAGACCTCGGTGGACTCCGTGCTCGGGATCGAGGGGCAGGGGGCCGCGCTGTACTTCGGCGAGTTCGGGCGCTTCCTGAAGCAACCGCCGACGGGCAAGCGGTTCGACTTCACGTCGCGGAACCGGCGCCCGCCGCGCGACCCGGTGAACGCGCTGCTGTCGTTCGCCTACGCGATGCTCGCGAAGGACTGCTTCGCGGCGGCCTGCACGGTCGGCTTCGACCCGTACAAGGGGTTCTTCCACCAGGGCCGGCACGGGAAACCGTCACTCGCCTTGGACCTCATGGAAGAGTTCCGAAGTGTGATCGCCGATTCGGTCGTCCTCACACTGATTAATAACGAAACGCTGACGCCCGACGATTTCATCACGTGGCGGGACGCGTGCAACCTGACCGAGAGCGGCCGGAAGGCGTTCTTCGCGGCCTACGAGCAGCGCAAATCGACGGTCATCACGCACCCGCTTTACAACTACAAGATGTCCTACGCGCGGATGCTGGAAGTGCAGGCCCGGATGCTCGCGTCGTTCGTGCGCGGCAGCACCCCGACGTACACCGGATTCGTCGTTCGGTAA
- the csb2 gene encoding type I-G CRISPR-associated protein Csb2, with amino-acid sequence MPTHFCITIRFLQPFSHGRGDGGEPEWPPSPLRVFQALVAASAAYWRDHQLAEYAGPALEWLAKQPAPVLVASAGVASSAKYRTFVPDNTGDLAAGAWSRGDSTRIVKRTEKDVRPTRLVVKDDEFAAVHYLYPIANAETEFAKHKETLQTAARSITHLGWGVDMVAGNACEVSEEEAAKLVGERWQPTQDGSATRLRVPRPGTLNALMEKHQSFLQRLSTDSFKPVPPLTAFDTVGYRRGTEPASRPFVVFELHKTVAKLADLPPGKSRFRPFDPVQTPDFARTGGANDPCGAIVVAGLVRHATATAAREQQWSEDRIASFVLGHGDQKGGQATTDNRLMYLPLPSITPLKVESIRRVLIVGPPGENLDRLRQLLNGRELVPQNEGAGPVAMLVVGSRADKVVDPYVRSAHVWSTVTPVVLPGFDDPDGIRRRLSERDPARVLTGDEKRRQLAALNRRTCDLLLRAFAHAGIGPELLSAEKLDRGEAELEWRDVGFHTGVDLARRYSVNTPRYPRYHVRVRFSHPVSGPLAIGAGRYRGMGVFAVEFG; translated from the coding sequence ATGCCTACGCACTTTTGCATTACGATTCGCTTCTTGCAGCCCTTCAGTCACGGACGCGGTGACGGCGGAGAACCGGAGTGGCCGCCGTCGCCGTTGCGGGTATTTCAGGCACTTGTTGCCGCGTCCGCAGCGTATTGGCGAGATCACCAGCTCGCGGAATACGCTGGCCCCGCACTCGAATGGCTCGCAAAGCAGCCCGCACCGGTGTTGGTAGCATCCGCGGGCGTCGCGTCGAGCGCGAAGTACCGAACCTTCGTTCCGGACAACACTGGCGATCTGGCGGCAGGGGCGTGGTCGCGTGGAGATAGCACAAGAATCGTCAAGCGCACGGAAAAAGACGTTCGTCCCACGCGCTTGGTCGTGAAGGACGATGAGTTCGCCGCGGTTCACTACCTCTACCCAATCGCGAACGCGGAAACTGAGTTCGCCAAGCACAAGGAGACTCTTCAAACGGCCGCGCGGAGCATCACGCACCTCGGCTGGGGAGTGGACATGGTCGCGGGGAATGCGTGCGAAGTGTCCGAGGAAGAAGCCGCGAAGCTCGTAGGCGAGCGCTGGCAGCCGACGCAGGACGGTTCCGCAACACGCCTTCGTGTACCGCGTCCCGGAACGCTGAATGCCTTGATGGAGAAGCATCAATCGTTCCTTCAACGCCTCTCGACCGACAGCTTCAAACCGGTTCCGCCGCTGACCGCGTTCGATACGGTCGGCTACCGACGCGGCACCGAACCCGCTTCGCGCCCGTTCGTTGTGTTCGAGTTGCACAAGACGGTCGCGAAACTCGCCGATCTGCCCCCAGGCAAGAGCCGATTTCGACCGTTCGACCCGGTGCAAACACCGGATTTTGCACGCACCGGGGGAGCAAACGATCCGTGCGGCGCAATTGTCGTGGCCGGATTGGTTCGACACGCCACCGCGACCGCGGCCCGCGAACAGCAGTGGAGCGAGGACCGGATCGCGTCGTTCGTGCTCGGTCACGGGGACCAGAAGGGCGGACAGGCCACCACCGATAACCGCCTCATGTACCTTCCGCTGCCGAGCATCACGCCGCTGAAGGTCGAGAGCATCCGTCGGGTTCTGATCGTCGGGCCGCCGGGGGAGAACCTGGATCGTCTCCGACAACTGCTCAACGGGCGCGAACTCGTTCCCCAGAATGAAGGGGCGGGACCGGTCGCAATGCTCGTGGTGGGTTCGCGGGCGGACAAGGTGGTCGATCCGTATGTTCGCTCCGCGCACGTTTGGTCCACCGTTACCCCGGTCGTGCTGCCGGGGTTCGATGATCCGGATGGCATCCGCCGTCGTCTGAGTGAACGCGACCCGGCGCGGGTGCTGACCGGGGACGAAAAACGGCGCCAACTGGCGGCCCTCAACCGTCGGACGTGCGACCTGCTGTTGAGGGCGTTCGCCCACGCGGGGATCGGTCCGGAGCTGCTCAGCGCGGAGAAACTGGATCGCGGTGAAGCGGAACTCGAATGGCGCGACGTCGGGTTTCACACCGGCGTCGACCTAGCTCGGCGCTACTCCGTCAACACGCCGCGCTACCCGCGTTACCACGTCCGCGTGCGATTTTCGCATCCTGTTAGCGGTCCGTTAGCAATTGGGGCGGGTCGGTACCGCGGAATGGGAGTTTTCGCGGTGGAATTTGGCTGA
- the cas3g gene encoding type I-G CRISPR-associated helicase/endonuclease Cas3g, protein MADINFDAAFEALTGNAPFPWQRALYERFTADRKDNIPESCNLPTGLGKTSVIAVWLIALATHPTKMPRRLVYVVNRRTVVDQTTDEVVKIRERLPKAPQIQDALWELCAVRPDKPDPENDRPLAISTLRGQFADNREWSADPSRPAVICGTVDMIGSRLLFSGYGIGRYDRTHQVGFLGCDTLLVHDEAHLTDPFQQLLAAIRRNQWAEQVANRNLRVLELTATSRRGSDAPAPFTLSPTDETHPVVAERLTAGKTIRLHTSERITLDITKLATEYRLSGRAILVFVQTPDQVNEVVAALKKLEGVSVCALTGTMRGYNRDRLVDCDSTFARYLPKPKIDPAPGTVYLVCTSAGEVGVDLSADHLICDLTTFESMAQRFGRVNRRGGRDPLTNELRHAYIDVVHEPKIDTATPRGERRERTWKLLERLVDEFNGSASPNSLRMNLTEAEKNEAFAPAVPCLETTEFLLDTWALTTITDDLPGRPPVAPWLHGVEPPDQPTTAFAWRTEVESLALPVGTPSETVEEREKEIVAYLEEYPLLVHEQLAEKTARLVSVPNTDTVETGRRQQLKEFAKRGTEHSAWLIDANGRVDLTTIGKLAESSFTELMGRTVVLPPSAGGLSAAGMLDGREANEAGREYDVADWVPNGGTQTRYREFQFTNEDGILIPRPVIGERLDSNNREGRQYCEVADIVTVENAEGDVTGRFVAFVATDALSGERSRSQQSSLKQFLDDHLTQAEHYATVLAERVLPAGPEQVAVKLAAKWHDLGKNRRVWQRGIGNPPPPPIGDWRPLAKSGSRGRIFGLNDYRHEFGSLLDVRDLDEFKQCPEEVRELVLHLIAAHHGRARPHFPVDLKRDPPCNEAFDPEPRGRDEQAMAREIPQRFAKLQRKYGRWGLAHLESLVRAADILASQRPREGGK, encoded by the coding sequence ATGGCAGACATCAACTTCGATGCCGCATTTGAAGCGCTGACCGGCAACGCCCCGTTCCCGTGGCAGCGCGCGTTATACGAGCGGTTCACTGCGGACCGCAAGGACAACATCCCCGAATCGTGCAACCTCCCGACAGGGTTGGGCAAAACGTCGGTGATCGCCGTATGGCTGATCGCGCTGGCAACGCACCCCACCAAAATGCCGCGCCGCTTGGTGTACGTGGTGAACCGCCGCACGGTAGTCGACCAGACGACAGACGAAGTGGTGAAGATCCGCGAGCGCTTGCCGAAGGCACCTCAAATTCAGGACGCGCTCTGGGAACTGTGTGCCGTGCGCCCGGACAAGCCGGACCCCGAGAACGATCGGCCGCTCGCGATCAGTACGCTACGCGGGCAGTTCGCCGACAACCGCGAGTGGAGCGCGGACCCGTCGCGCCCGGCGGTGATTTGCGGCACCGTGGACATGATCGGCTCGCGGTTGCTGTTCAGTGGCTACGGTATTGGACGATACGACCGGACGCACCAAGTTGGTTTTTTGGGCTGTGATACTCTACTTGTCCACGACGAAGCACACTTGACCGATCCGTTTCAGCAGTTACTCGCTGCCATTCGTCGGAATCAGTGGGCCGAGCAAGTTGCTAACCGAAATTTACGAGTATTGGAGCTAACAGCGACATCGCGGAGAGGAAGTGACGCGCCTGCGCCATTCACCCTCTCGCCAACTGATGAAACGCATCCCGTAGTCGCTGAACGCCTCACAGCAGGGAAGACTATTCGCCTTCACACGAGTGAACGTATTACGCTCGATATCACGAAGCTTGCGACCGAGTATCGATTATCCGGTCGGGCGATTTTAGTATTCGTGCAGACCCCGGACCAAGTAAACGAGGTGGTAGCGGCGTTGAAGAAATTGGAGGGGGTATCGGTCTGTGCGCTGACCGGCACCATGCGCGGTTACAACCGCGACCGCTTAGTGGATTGTGACAGTACATTCGCTCGCTATCTACCCAAGCCCAAAATTGATCCAGCCCCAGGAACGGTCTACCTCGTTTGTACATCGGCGGGAGAAGTTGGTGTGGATCTCTCCGCCGATCACTTGATCTGCGATCTCACTACGTTCGAGAGCATGGCTCAGCGATTCGGTAGGGTCAATCGTCGGGGCGGTCGCGATCCGCTTACCAATGAGTTACGGCACGCTTACATCGATGTTGTCCACGAGCCTAAGATCGATACTGCCACACCGCGTGGGGAGCGCCGTGAGCGGACGTGGAAACTGCTCGAGCGATTGGTGGACGAATTCAACGGTTCGGCTAGCCCGAACAGCCTTCGTATGAATCTTACCGAGGCTGAGAAGAATGAGGCATTTGCGCCGGCTGTGCCGTGCCTTGAAACAACTGAATTTTTGCTTGATACTTGGGCATTAACAACGATCACAGACGACCTACCCGGCCGCCCGCCCGTTGCTCCGTGGCTTCACGGGGTTGAGCCCCCCGATCAACCGACAACAGCTTTTGCTTGGCGAACAGAAGTGGAATCGCTTGCCCTTCCTGTAGGGACTCCATCAGAAACGGTTGAAGAACGCGAGAAAGAGATCGTAGCCTACCTAGAAGAATACCCGTTGCTGGTTCACGAGCAACTCGCCGAAAAGACTGCCCGATTAGTATCGGTGCCAAACACTGACACGGTAGAAACCGGGCGTCGACAACAATTGAAGGAATTCGCTAAGCGTGGTACCGAACACTCAGCGTGGCTGATTGACGCAAATGGGCGGGTCGACCTGACAACTATCGGCAAGTTAGCTGAGTCGTCATTCACCGAGTTGATGGGTCGAACAGTTGTACTGCCCCCCTCGGCGGGTGGCTTATCAGCAGCGGGAATGCTGGATGGAAGAGAAGCAAACGAAGCAGGCCGGGAATACGACGTAGCTGATTGGGTACCGAATGGTGGTACCCAAACACGGTATCGAGAATTCCAATTCACTAATGAAGACGGGATACTAATCCCCCGTCCCGTAATTGGTGAACGCCTGGATTCAAACAATCGGGAGGGGCGCCAGTATTGCGAGGTGGCCGATATCGTGACGGTAGAGAACGCGGAAGGAGACGTGACTGGTCGTTTCGTCGCGTTCGTAGCCACCGACGCGCTCAGCGGTGAACGTTCGCGTTCCCAACAATCTTCGCTTAAGCAATTCCTTGACGATCACCTGACACAGGCCGAACATTATGCGACGGTGCTGGCTGAGCGGGTTCTACCGGCCGGGCCGGAGCAGGTCGCTGTCAAGCTAGCTGCCAAGTGGCATGATTTGGGCAAGAACCGCAGGGTATGGCAACGCGGCATTGGTAATCCACCACCACCACCCATCGGGGATTGGAGACCGCTCGCCAAGTCCGGCTCGCGCGGTCGTATCTTCGGGCTGAATGATTATCGCCACGAGTTCGGCTCACTACTCGATGTGAGGGATTTGGACGAATTCAAACAGTGTCCCGAGGAGGTTCGTGAGCTCGTTCTGCACCTGATCGCAGCACACCACGGGCGCGCGCGGCCTCACTTCCCGGTAGATCTTAAACGAGATCCGCCATGCAACGAGGCATTCGATCCCGAACCACGTGGTCGGGACGAGCAGGCTATGGCTCGTGAAATTCCTCAACGCTTCGCCAAGCTGCAACGCAAATACGGTCGCTGGGGGCTGGCACACCTCGAATCTTTGGTGCGGGCAGCAGACATCCTCGCTTCTCAACGACCAAGAGAGGGCGGAAAGTGA
- the cas2 gene encoding CRISPR-associated endonuclease Cas2: protein MDSYLVCYDISNPKRLRRVARTCEDFGYRKQLSVFLVRVGATDFVRLRSRLYDIIDLNEDQVLFLPLTETSLQRMEAIGRPTDAYDKNDVVMIL from the coding sequence ATGGACAGCTATCTGGTGTGTTACGACATCTCGAACCCGAAGCGCCTCCGCCGGGTGGCCCGGACGTGCGAGGACTTCGGGTACCGCAAGCAGTTATCCGTTTTTCTGGTTCGCGTGGGTGCGACGGATTTTGTACGCTTGCGCTCGCGCTTATACGACATTATCGACTTGAACGAAGACCAAGTGCTGTTCCTGCCGCTCACCGAGACGAGCCTCCAGCGCATGGAGGCGATCGGCCGGCCCACCGACGCATACGACAAGAATGATGTGGTGATGATCCTCTGA
- a CDS encoding GIY-YIG nuclease family protein, with the protein MPFWNAKGYRFDVGNLPAVGGVYGILNSARSVIYVGRTEDLSRRIGEHRNNRYHCMHRYDPVSIVFEVITTEKERIIRERTLIAEYGPPCNKTC; encoded by the coding sequence ATGCCTTTCTGGAACGCCAAGGGGTACCGCTTCGATGTGGGTAACCTGCCTGCGGTTGGTGGTGTATATGGGATTCTCAACAGCGCTCGATCGGTGATTTACGTCGGGCGAACGGAGGATCTGAGCCGCCGAATCGGGGAACACCGCAACAATCGCTACCACTGCATGCACCGTTACGACCCCGTATCCATCGTGTTTGAAGTCATCACAACCGAAAAGGAGCGGATCATCCGGGAGCGAACGTTGATTGCGGAGTACGGCCCGCCTTGCAACAAGACCTGCTAG
- the rpsR gene encoding 30S ribosomal protein S18 encodes MARPKTNANGLKVVKSKGKRQLAHAPKGYEPRPSFIDYKDVAGIKRFITSQGKLMSRKRTGLSAAAQRALAIAVKRARFMGLLPYVGE; translated from the coding sequence ATGGCGCGCCCAAAAACGAACGCGAACGGCCTTAAAGTGGTGAAGTCGAAGGGCAAGCGGCAACTGGCTCACGCCCCGAAGGGGTACGAGCCGCGGCCCTCGTTCATCGACTACAAGGACGTCGCGGGGATCAAGCGGTTCATTACGTCCCAGGGCAAGCTCATGTCGCGCAAGCGCACGGGCCTGTCCGCCGCGGCGCAACGTGCGCTCGCGATCGCGGTCAAGCGCGCCCGGTTCATGGGGCTCCTGCCCTATGTGGGCGAGTGA